From the Oryza glaberrima chromosome 5, OglaRS2, whole genome shotgun sequence genome, one window contains:
- the LOC127773054 gene encoding fasciclin-like arabinogalactan protein 13, producing the protein MAMVARRFLVAAAAVCLVLAAVPAAMGQAAAPAPKGAPAAALNVTAILEKGGSYTTFIRLMKSTQQDTQLNSQLNGTSTGFTVFAPTDGAFSSLKPGTLNSLSAQDQVSLVQAHIVPKFYSMDAFDTASNPVRTQASGGDGPYTLNITATSTNQVNVSTGVVDTTLGTALRADQPLAVYSVDKVLLPYALFGPKPPPSPPPAPSKKPAKGDTSASAEAPAGSADHPAGAAPAAARAAGWGVAALLAAACLL; encoded by the coding sequence ATGGCGATGGTGGCGAGGAGGttcttggtggcggcggcggctgtgtgCCTGGTGctggcggcggtgccggcggcgatggggcaggcggcggcgccggcgccgaagggggcgccggcggcggcgctgaacGTGACGGCGATCCTGGAGAAGGGCGGGTCGTACACGACGTTCATCCGGCTGATGAAGAGCACGCAGCAGGACACGCAGCTGAACAGCCAGCTGAACGGCACGTCCACCGGCTTCACCGTGTTCGCCCCAACCGACGGCGCGTTCAGCAGCCTCAAGCCCGGCACGCTCAACTCCCTGTCGGCGCAGGACCAGGTGTCGCTGGTGCAGGCGCACATCGTCCCCAAGTTCTACTCCATGGACGCCTTCGACACGGCGAGCAACCCGGTGCGCACCCAGGCGTCCGGCGGCGACGGTCCCTACACGCTCAACatcaccgccacctccaccaaCCAGGTCAACGTCTCCACCGGCGTCGTCGACACCACGCTCGGCACCGCGCTGCGCGCCGACCAGCCGCTCGCCGTTTACTCCGTCGACAAGGTGCTCCTCCCGTACGCGCTGTTCGGccccaagccgccgccgtccccgccgccggcgcccagcAAGAAGCCGGCCAAGGGGGACACCAGCGCGTCCGCGGAGGCGCCCGCTGGCTCCGCCGACCACCCTGCCGgtgccgcccccgccgccgccagggccGCCGGGTGGGGCGTGGCTGCCTTGCTGGCCGCCGCTTGCCTCTTGTAA
- the LOC127772610 gene encoding fasciclin-like arabinogalactan protein 13 has translation MASSRLLLLAALLATAAVLAASQKPKAATPTKATPASPGPAAAAADGPAPTNVTAVLEKSGKYTTFLRLLHESRVDTQINSQLMDSYNGLTMFAPTDAAFAALKPGTLNSLSSQDQIQLMLYCVLPRFYSLAMLTTLGGPVNTQASGADGPYKYKIKPSNNNVNISTGVNWALLSTVVSKDFPLAVYSVDKVPLPYELFGPKPPTPAPAPAPAPSKSKTKKHKKSAGIAEPPVADDASADDTTKKAAAPATAVSRWVFAAAGVLAGAILAAL, from the coding sequence atGGCGtcctcccgcctcctcctcctcgccgcgctgctcgccacggcggcggtgctggcggCGTCGCAGAAGCCGAAGGCCGCCACGCCGACGAAGGCCACGCCGGCGTCGCccggccccgcggcggcggcggccgacggcccCGCGCCGACGAACGTCACGGCAGTGCTGGAGAAGTCCGGCAAGTACACCAccttcctccggctcctccacgAGAGCCGGGTGGACACCCAGATCAACAGCCAGCTGATGGACAGCTACAACGGGCTGACCATGTTCGCGCCCACGGACGCCGCGTTCGCGGCGCTCAAGCCGGGCACGCTCAACTCGCTGTCGTCGCAGGACCAGATCCAGCTGATGCTCTACTGCGTGCTCCCGCGGTTCTACAGCCTCGCCATGCTCACCACCCTCGGCGGCCCCGTGAACACGCAGGCGTCCGGCGCCGACGGCCCGTACAAGTACAAGATCAAGCCGTCGAACAACAACGTCAACATCTCCACCGGCGTCAACTGGGCGCTGCTCTCCACCGTCGTCAGCAAGGACTTCCCCCTCGCCGTCTACTCCGTCGACAAGGTGCCGCTCCCCTACGAGCTGTTCGGCCCCAAGCCGCCcacgcccgcgccggcgccggcgcccgcgccgtccAAGTCCAAGACCAAGAAGCACAAGAAGTCCGCCGGGATCGCCGAGCcgcccgtcgccgacgacgcctcCGCCGACGACACCACCAAGaaggccgccgcgcccgccaccgccgtctccaggtgggtcttcgccgccgccggtgtctTGGCCGGCGCCATTCTCGCCGCCCTCTAA
- the LOC127773809 gene encoding monothiol glutaredoxin-S9, which produces MYQAIPYNANRAWPAASRPATAAPPPPRGEEEEVRRAVAECPVVVVGRSGCCLSHVVKRLLQGLGVNPAVHEVAGEAELAGVVAGGGGVALPAVFVGGRLLGGLDRLMAVHISGELVPILKEAGALWL; this is translated from the coding sequence atgtacCAGGCGATCCCGTACAACGCGAACCGGgcttggccggcggcgagccggccggcgacggcggcgccgccgccgccgcgtggcgaggaggaggaggtgaggagggcggtggcggagtgcccggtggtggtggtgggtcgGAGCGGGTGCTGCCTGAGCCACGTCGTGAAGCGGCTGCTGCAGGGGCTCGGGGTCAACCCGGCGGTGcacgaggtcgccggcgaggccgagctcgccggggtggtcgccggcggcggcggcgtcgcgctgCCGGCGGTGTTCGTCGGCGGGAGGCTCCTCGGCGGGCTCGACCGGCTCATGGCCGTGCACATCTCCGGCGAGCTCGTGCCCATTCTGAAGGAGGCCGGTGCACTCTGGCTCTGA